One segment of Paraburkholderia sp. PGU19 DNA contains the following:
- a CDS encoding efflux RND transporter periplasmic adaptor subunit — protein MPFKRNLVTAGAISLAVVAIVVASYRAHGGGSPVAQASAAVAPPVADVDVATVISQSITDYQSYSGRIEAIEKVEIRPLVSGTIVGVHFHDGAVVKKGDRLFTIDPRPYQAEVDRAVAQVASAESRSGYASADWARAQRLLTDNAIAKRDYDEAQNANREAAAAVKAAKAALEAAQINLGYTAITAPVSGRVSRAELTIGNIVSTGANAPVLTTLVSTSPIYASFDVDEQTYLRFLSRDSKVKVPVSVGLANETGYSRQGVIDSIDNRLDTSSGTIRVRARFNNEDGVLLPGLYVRARVGGGAPHQAVLVNDEAIQTDQDKKFVLLVDKDNKVQYREVTLGDRQQSFRVITGGLQVGDRVVVNGIQRVRPGDSVKTNTVKMSGDAASTTKAS, from the coding sequence ATGCCGTTCAAGCGTAATCTGGTCACGGCCGGCGCGATTTCCTTGGCGGTCGTCGCCATTGTTGTCGCGTCATATCGCGCACATGGTGGCGGCTCCCCAGTCGCACAGGCTTCCGCTGCTGTTGCGCCGCCTGTTGCAGATGTAGACGTCGCGACAGTGATCTCGCAGTCCATCACCGACTATCAAAGCTACTCAGGTCGAATCGAGGCGATCGAGAAGGTCGAGATCCGACCCCTCGTTTCGGGAACGATCGTCGGAGTCCATTTCCACGACGGGGCGGTCGTTAAGAAAGGCGACCGGCTTTTCACCATCGATCCGAGGCCGTATCAGGCGGAGGTCGACCGGGCCGTGGCGCAGGTCGCGTCGGCTGAATCTCGGAGCGGATACGCGTCGGCCGATTGGGCGCGCGCGCAGAGACTGCTGACAGATAATGCGATCGCCAAGCGCGACTACGATGAGGCGCAAAACGCGAATCGTGAAGCGGCGGCGGCTGTGAAGGCGGCAAAGGCTGCCCTCGAAGCGGCGCAGATCAATCTGGGCTACACAGCGATTACCGCTCCGGTGTCCGGGCGAGTTTCCCGTGCCGAACTGACTATCGGCAATATCGTTTCCACCGGGGCGAATGCGCCCGTGCTGACAACGCTGGTTTCGACGTCGCCCATCTACGCGTCGTTCGATGTCGACGAACAGACATATCTGCGCTTTCTCAGTCGCGACTCGAAAGTAAAAGTCCCGGTCTCCGTCGGACTCGCTAACGAGACAGGATATTCCCGGCAGGGCGTGATCGATTCCATCGACAACCGACTCGACACCAGTTCCGGAACGATTCGTGTTCGCGCACGTTTCAATAACGAGGATGGTGTGCTTCTACCTGGCCTTTATGTTCGCGCTCGCGTTGGCGGGGGCGCGCCGCATCAGGCAGTGTTGGTCAACGACGAGGCCATTCAGACTGATCAAGATAAGAAATTCGTGCTGCTGGTCGACAAGGACAACAAGGTCCAGTACCGCGAAGTGACACTCGGCGACCGGCAGCAGAGTTTTCGCGTCATCACGGGCGGTCTGCAAGTTGGAGACCGCGTCGTTGTGAACGGCATACAGCGCGTTCGTCCGGGCGATTCCGTCAAGACGAACACCGTGAAGATGTCGGGCGACGCCGCGTCAACGACGAAGGCTTCCTGA
- a CDS encoding efflux RND transporter permease subunit: protein MNLSKFFIERPIFAAVLSAMILLAGLISMVNLPISEYPGVVPPSVVVTAQYPGANPKVIAETVASPLEEQINGVENMLYMQSQANSDGTLTLTITFKLGTNPDLAQQQVETRVNQALPRLPTDVQRLGVTTIKSSPTLTMVVHLVSPSEKYNSTYLRNYALINVRDRLERIPGVGQVTLWGAGDYSMRVWLDPLKVAEHDMTANDVVTAIRDQNLQVAAGQVGASPSTPDAPLQLNVNAQGRLETEDEFRDIVLKTSADGAVTRLKDVARVEMGASEYARRSLLNNKSAVAMAIFELPGANSLNISDHVRDAMKQLQADMPEGVKYDIVYDPTQFVRASIHAVIHTLLEAIALVVLVVIVFLQTWRASVIPLIAVPVSIIGAFSLLLAFGFSINALSLFGMVLAIGIVVDDAIVVVENVERNIATGLSPKEATNQAMQEVSGPIIAIALTLVAVFVPLAFMSGLTGQFYKQFAMTIAISTVISAFNSLTLSPALSALLLKGHHDPKDWLTRAMDRLFGPFFNVFNKVFHRGSESYSRGVSKVVNRKVVILAFYGVLLGLTVLVTKVVPGGFVPVQDKQYLVAIVQLPNGASLDRTEAVVRQVGDIAMKTPGVESAVQFPGLSVNGFTNSSSSAVVFFAETPFDEREGKSMTGLSIAADLNKRFSGIKGAFVAVFPPPPVLGLGTLGGFKLQVEDQQAAGYTALDNATQAFLKAAAKAPELGPAFSTYQINVPQVNVAVDRVKAKQLGISVNDIFSTMQVYLGSFYVNDFNRFGRVYQVRVQADAPFRAHMDDIGLLKTRNDKGEMVPLSTLVKVTPTFGPDSVVRYNGYTAADVNGGPAPGYSSGQAQAAIERVAAKTLPRGMKFEWTDLTYQQILAGNAALWVFPVSVLLVYMVLAAMYESMTLPLAILMIVPMSVLSALLGVWLTHGDNNIFTQIGLMVLVGLSAKNAILIVEFARELEMKGCSIIQAAIEASRLRLRPILMTSIAFIMGVVPLVVSGGAGSEMRHAIGIAVFFGMLGVTLFGLLLTPVFYVVLRKLTRTEHIVDKHGHHPHVRGVNASVDG, encoded by the coding sequence ATGAATCTCTCCAAGTTTTTTATCGAGCGCCCCATATTTGCGGCAGTTCTGTCCGCGATGATCTTGCTGGCGGGATTGATTTCCATGGTCAATCTCCCTATTTCCGAATATCCCGGGGTCGTGCCACCGTCCGTCGTGGTGACTGCGCAATATCCGGGCGCAAATCCCAAGGTGATCGCTGAAACGGTTGCTTCGCCGCTCGAAGAGCAGATCAACGGCGTCGAAAATATGTTGTACATGCAGTCGCAAGCCAATAGCGACGGCACGCTTACGCTGACGATCACGTTCAAGCTCGGCACGAATCCCGATCTTGCTCAGCAGCAGGTGGAAACGCGTGTGAACCAGGCGCTGCCGCGCTTGCCTACGGACGTGCAGCGCCTCGGAGTTACGACGATCAAGTCGTCGCCGACGCTCACGATGGTGGTGCACCTCGTTTCGCCGAGCGAGAAATACAACAGCACGTATCTGCGCAACTATGCGCTGATCAACGTGCGTGACCGGCTCGAGCGCATTCCCGGCGTCGGCCAGGTCACGTTGTGGGGGGCCGGCGACTACTCGATGCGCGTGTGGCTCGATCCGTTGAAGGTGGCCGAACACGACATGACGGCGAACGACGTTGTCACGGCAATTCGCGATCAGAACCTCCAGGTCGCCGCTGGACAGGTCGGCGCATCCCCGTCGACGCCTGATGCACCACTGCAACTCAATGTGAACGCGCAGGGCAGACTCGAGACCGAAGACGAATTCCGCGACATCGTCCTGAAGACGTCGGCCGATGGCGCGGTGACGAGACTTAAGGACGTCGCACGCGTCGAAATGGGTGCGTCTGAATACGCGCGCCGTTCGCTGCTGAATAACAAGTCGGCCGTCGCGATGGCGATCTTCGAGTTGCCGGGAGCGAATTCACTAAACATATCGGATCACGTTCGCGACGCGATGAAACAACTGCAGGCCGATATGCCGGAAGGAGTGAAATACGACATCGTCTATGACCCGACACAGTTCGTGCGCGCGAGTATCCATGCTGTGATTCACACGCTGCTCGAAGCGATCGCCTTAGTCGTGCTCGTTGTTATCGTGTTTCTGCAGACGTGGCGCGCATCGGTCATTCCTCTGATTGCCGTGCCAGTCTCGATTATAGGCGCCTTCTCGCTGTTGCTTGCATTTGGTTTCTCGATAAATGCGCTGTCGCTGTTCGGCATGGTGTTGGCAATCGGCATCGTGGTCGATGACGCGATCGTGGTGGTCGAGAACGTCGAACGCAATATTGCGACCGGGCTGTCTCCAAAGGAGGCCACGAATCAGGCGATGCAGGAAGTGAGCGGGCCGATCATCGCAATCGCGTTGACACTGGTGGCTGTGTTCGTGCCACTCGCATTCATGAGCGGCCTGACGGGTCAGTTCTACAAACAGTTCGCGATGACCATTGCGATTTCGACGGTCATTTCCGCGTTCAATTCGCTGACGCTTTCGCCCGCGCTGTCCGCGCTTTTGCTCAAAGGACACCATGACCCTAAAGATTGGCTCACTCGCGCGATGGATCGCCTGTTCGGACCATTCTTCAATGTGTTCAACAAGGTCTTTCATCGCGGCTCAGAGTCGTATAGCCGCGGCGTGTCGAAGGTCGTCAACCGCAAGGTCGTCATCCTTGCGTTCTATGGCGTGTTGCTCGGGCTCACAGTCCTCGTGACCAAGGTCGTGCCAGGTGGATTCGTTCCCGTTCAGGACAAGCAGTATCTGGTCGCTATCGTGCAGTTGCCCAATGGCGCATCCCTCGACCGGACTGAAGCTGTGGTTCGCCAGGTCGGGGACATCGCGATGAAGACACCCGGTGTCGAATCCGCCGTGCAGTTCCCCGGTTTGTCGGTCAATGGTTTCACCAATTCGTCGAGTTCGGCGGTCGTCTTTTTCGCCGAAACGCCGTTTGATGAGCGTGAGGGCAAATCGATGACAGGGTTAAGCATCGCGGCGGATTTGAACAAGAGATTCTCTGGAATCAAGGGCGCTTTCGTCGCCGTCTTCCCGCCGCCGCCTGTTCTGGGTCTGGGCACGCTTGGTGGTTTCAAGCTCCAGGTCGAAGATCAGCAAGCCGCTGGCTATACGGCGCTCGACAACGCGACCCAGGCTTTCCTCAAGGCCGCAGCGAAGGCGCCTGAGCTCGGCCCGGCGTTCTCCACCTATCAGATCAATGTGCCGCAGGTGAACGTCGCCGTGGACCGCGTGAAGGCCAAGCAATTGGGCATCTCCGTGAACGACATTTTCAGCACTATGCAGGTTTATCTTGGTTCGTTCTATGTGAATGATTTCAACCGCTTTGGCCGTGTGTATCAGGTGCGTGTGCAAGCGGACGCGCCATTTCGTGCGCACATGGACGATATCGGATTGCTCAAAACGCGCAACGACAAGGGGGAGATGGTGCCGCTGTCGACCCTCGTGAAAGTCACGCCGACCTTTGGTCCTGATTCCGTCGTTCGGTACAACGGCTACACGGCCGCCGACGTCAATGGTGGCCCTGCGCCGGGTTACTCGTCGGGGCAGGCGCAGGCTGCCATCGAAAGGGTTGCCGCAAAGACGTTGCCGCGAGGTATGAAGTTCGAGTGGACCGACCTGACATATCAACAGATTCTGGCCGGCAACGCGGCGCTCTGGGTATTTCCTGTCAGCGTTCTGCTCGTCTATATGGTGCTCGCAGCGATGTATGAAAGCATGACGTTACCGCTGGCCATTCTGATGATCGTTCCGATGAGTGTGCTCTCTGCGCTACTTGGCGTTTGGCTGACTCACGGAGATAACAACATCTTTACGCAGATCGGCCTGATGGTGCTCGTCGGGCTATCCGCGAAGAATGCGATTCTGATTGTGGAGTTTGCGCGCGAGCTGGAGATGAAAGGGTGCTCGATCATTCAAGCGGCCATCGAGGCTAGCCGGC